A genome region from Solirubrobacter pauli includes the following:
- a CDS encoding M14 family metallopeptidase, with amino-acid sequence MVGRTSLAAVFASALLLSGGGLAYADTDFPDADASLIEVHVGSESDIDALIDDGFDLAEYKRVESANDIVVAIDAVPAEIGQLKQRGFKIGRTIETPEHREAIAAARDAQRELDSRTAEYAENGVPKTRSAVAQPGETVIQRANKFTNYAGTFLYVEAHNKAIQRVAGSNTQFTGPTLQMAYAGADGNFVPADTAMPRFIDTDTTPDEYLYNRQLIRLTGAAANIPASQMTVRVAASTGSVDTFKVTEWLGSSLPPHVAGYQQGFFTRYQDPTENRAQLDKLAAEFPNLVTAVNLPNLTNGYQRKSQAILSGTSGIGVAPPAVYGAPIAESTGEITAAAPVASIPFNGTAGQRIFATVDGIPGGSTDFIFTLKSPTGAVISGPIDTGTSPEFITNLNLPVTGTYTFEVSGYDGDLGDFTFKVQPVQVSSAEAANGAVVLTSKDWGHQGGDQITAEVKAAATANAPLSVAVTGKDIVVTLATNESGAAVSTAKQVVDAINASPAATALVSATTYRNNAGAGIVQPRAKVNLDDFLNAPAHVARGPFQQRVYRIGSVRDGSKVGVFLYCQQHAREWTTGLSCVETAERLVKNYATDPDTKKLLDQVEVFVLPNVNPDGGHYSMYDYASQRRNMTNHCADSLGVSDPAARNAWGVDLNRNNGEYSLFDGYAGASPSCTSDVYAGPGEYSEPEIKNEKWVADTFPNIKFANNIHSFGGYFMWAPGSYKDDGMRTTAPAPNIGIEKYFFEAGEKILTRIKEYRNTVILPERTGPIADVLYSAAGNSADDQWYRKGIISYSFETGADRFISTTSGTAQIPTGFQPCFAGPGTYGGSNTQFGYPICDDYPVLLNEGRDQAMEFASGNFGMVESAYDYAMDTTPPKTSVEVSAEKGTFPVNFKFNWDDEAAVIHYTTDGSTPTLSSPTYNAQRARGLGEVLQLTKLGENLIKWIAVDIKGNQSAVQTKRVLVGATEETGTVGGTVPATLSLTLGAPATFPTFTPGVAREYTATTDATVTSTAGDATLSVADPSTTNTGKLVNGAFALAQPLQGLGVIKTWTGPTSNEKVTVTFKQAIGANDPLRTGTYSKTLTYTLSTTNP; translated from the coding sequence ATGGTCGGGAGAACATCGCTGGCCGCCGTCTTCGCGTCAGCGTTGCTGTTATCGGGAGGAGGTCTGGCGTACGCCGACACCGACTTCCCGGACGCGGACGCGTCGCTGATCGAGGTCCACGTCGGGAGCGAGTCCGACATCGACGCGCTGATCGACGACGGGTTCGATCTCGCTGAGTACAAGCGCGTGGAGAGCGCGAACGACATCGTCGTCGCCATCGACGCGGTGCCGGCCGAGATCGGCCAGCTCAAGCAGCGCGGCTTCAAGATCGGCCGCACGATCGAGACGCCCGAGCACCGCGAGGCGATCGCGGCCGCACGCGACGCCCAGCGCGAGCTCGACAGCCGCACGGCCGAGTACGCCGAGAACGGCGTGCCGAAGACGCGGTCCGCCGTCGCCCAGCCGGGCGAGACGGTGATCCAGCGCGCCAACAAGTTCACCAACTACGCCGGCACGTTCCTCTACGTCGAGGCGCACAACAAGGCGATCCAGCGCGTCGCCGGCAGCAACACGCAGTTCACCGGCCCGACGCTGCAGATGGCGTACGCGGGCGCGGACGGCAACTTCGTCCCGGCCGACACGGCGATGCCGCGCTTCATCGACACGGACACGACGCCTGACGAGTACCTCTACAACCGTCAGCTGATCCGCCTCACGGGCGCCGCGGCCAACATCCCGGCGTCCCAGATGACCGTCCGGGTCGCCGCGAGCACGGGCTCGGTCGACACCTTCAAGGTCACGGAGTGGCTCGGCAGCTCGCTGCCGCCGCACGTCGCCGGCTACCAGCAGGGCTTCTTCACCCGGTACCAGGACCCGACGGAGAACCGCGCGCAGCTGGACAAGCTGGCCGCGGAGTTCCCGAACCTGGTGACGGCGGTCAACCTGCCGAACCTGACGAACGGCTACCAGCGCAAGTCGCAGGCGATCCTGTCCGGCACGTCCGGCATCGGCGTCGCCCCGCCGGCCGTCTACGGTGCGCCGATCGCCGAGTCCACGGGCGAGATCACGGCCGCGGCGCCGGTCGCCTCGATCCCGTTCAACGGCACCGCGGGCCAGCGCATCTTCGCGACGGTCGACGGCATCCCGGGCGGCTCGACCGACTTCATCTTCACGCTCAAGAGCCCGACCGGCGCCGTGATCAGCGGCCCCATCGACACGGGCACGAGCCCCGAGTTCATCACGAACCTGAACCTGCCGGTGACCGGCACGTACACGTTCGAGGTCTCCGGCTACGACGGCGACCTGGGTGACTTCACGTTCAAGGTGCAGCCCGTCCAGGTGTCCTCCGCCGAGGCCGCCAACGGCGCGGTCGTCCTGACGTCCAAGGACTGGGGCCACCAGGGCGGCGACCAGATCACCGCCGAGGTCAAGGCGGCGGCCACGGCCAATGCCCCGCTGTCCGTCGCCGTCACGGGCAAGGACATCGTCGTCACGCTGGCGACCAACGAGTCCGGCGCGGCCGTCAGCACGGCCAAGCAGGTCGTCGACGCGATCAACGCCTCGCCCGCGGCGACGGCGCTGGTGAGCGCCACGACGTACCGCAACAACGCCGGGGCCGGCATCGTCCAGCCGCGGGCCAAGGTCAACCTGGACGACTTCCTCAACGCGCCCGCGCACGTCGCGCGCGGCCCGTTCCAGCAGCGCGTCTACCGGATCGGCTCCGTCCGTGACGGCTCGAAGGTCGGCGTCTTCCTCTACTGCCAGCAGCACGCTCGCGAGTGGACGACCGGCCTGAGCTGCGTCGAGACCGCCGAGCGGCTGGTCAAGAACTACGCGACCGACCCCGACACGAAGAAGCTGCTGGACCAGGTCGAGGTGTTCGTGCTGCCGAACGTCAACCCGGACGGCGGCCACTACTCGATGTACGACTACGCCTCCCAGCGGCGCAACATGACCAACCACTGCGCGGACTCGCTCGGCGTGAGCGACCCGGCGGCACGCAACGCCTGGGGCGTGGACCTCAACCGCAACAACGGCGAGTACTCGCTGTTCGACGGCTACGCCGGCGCGTCGCCGAGCTGCACCAGCGACGTGTACGCCGGCCCGGGCGAGTACTCCGAGCCGGAGATCAAGAACGAGAAGTGGGTGGCGGACACGTTCCCGAACATCAAGTTCGCGAACAACATCCACTCGTTCGGCGGCTACTTCATGTGGGCGCCGGGCTCCTACAAGGACGACGGCATGCGCACGACGGCGCCGGCGCCGAACATCGGCATCGAGAAGTACTTCTTCGAGGCCGGCGAGAAGATCCTCACCCGCATCAAGGAGTACCGCAACACGGTGATCCTGCCGGAGCGCACCGGCCCGATCGCGGACGTTCTGTACTCGGCCGCCGGCAACTCGGCGGACGACCAGTGGTACCGCAAGGGCATCATCAGCTACTCGTTCGAGACGGGCGCGGACCGCTTCATCTCGACCACGAGCGGCACCGCCCAGATCCCGACCGGCTTCCAGCCGTGCTTCGCGGGTCCCGGCACCTACGGCGGGTCCAACACGCAGTTCGGCTACCCGATCTGCGACGACTACCCGGTGCTGCTCAACGAGGGCCGCGACCAGGCCATGGAGTTCGCCTCCGGCAACTTCGGCATGGTCGAGTCCGCGTACGACTACGCGATGGACACGACGCCGCCGAAGACCTCGGTCGAGGTGTCGGCCGAGAAGGGCACGTTCCCGGTGAACTTCAAGTTCAACTGGGATGACGAGGCCGCGGTCATCCACTACACGACCGACGGCTCGACGCCGACGCTGTCCTCGCCGACCTACAACGCCCAGCGTGCCCGCGGCCTCGGTGAGGTGCTGCAGCTCACGAAGCTCGGCGAGAACCTCATCAAGTGGATCGCCGTGGACATCAAGGGCAACCAGTCGGCGGTCCAGACCAAGCGCGTGCTGGTCGGCGCGACCGAGGAGACGGGCACCGTGGGCGGGACCGTGCCGGCGACGCTGTCGCTGACGCTCGGCGCTCCGGCGACGTTCCCGACGTTCACGCCGGGCGTGGCGCGCGAGTACACGGCGACCACCGACGCGACGGTCACGTCCACCGCGGGTGACGCGACGCTGTCGGTCGCCGACCCGAGCACGACGAACACCGGCAAGCTCGTCAACGGCGCGTTCGCGCTGGCCCAGCCGCTGCAGGGTCTCGGCGTCATCAAGACGTGGACCGGCCCGACGTCGAACGAGAAGGTCACGGTGACCTTCAAGCAGGCGATCGGTGCGAACGATCCGCTGCGCACGGGCACGTACAGCAAGACGCTCACGTACACGCTGAGCACGACGAACCCGTAG
- a CDS encoding DNRLRE domain-containing protein, giving the protein MTLVALALPSVALADSARNDTSRTGVRAAAPPLDPLPAASARRGADVPHLRTRTSRTYEARDGSYETRLSPESINYQDDLDRWQPIDNRLRIDGDVVRNGANRYVFTAPRRLTDNAQIKVGADSSWVAFAPSGARGTARVDGSSVTYANAWPGVDLRYTATGDAVREEMVVRDRASARDFHFGLRLPAGTVAQEAGDGVTQLRDATGAKRMRLSSAWMVDAAGARAPVTSKLTRGVGGWSMRISPDRGWLAAHERKWPVRVDPTVVVGETLGCTIAWDELREDEESYCGEGLVVGEVCQDVCKYYRTLLRFDLGSLPPGAYIEAATLTGVDDIDEIGRLTKAWTNDVTWDTTDGSTEWTWPTLGGYFGGAGNDQVPIPDLTQLTRDWQSGAVANHGFFFAEALASRQDPLVEIDPVLSIQYAQTEDPDSAAQGNSLEDYTEDAGISAAEAARRLQLQDRFGSLNGAIEDAIDPADFGGTWFDDNDDGRFKIAIKTNQPSPPNAKIEDAEDLLADHDLLSEADFVAVEFNEAELDDAQDDVSAALSTLTDAGKVTVSADVELNGLLVEEATTITPTEHGQVTTAAGTVDPPTTIVAVDETDLRMEAREELDPCGLAPNGWLACPPPLRGGINLVSTGLDGCTAGFWAKDGSDEFIVTAGHCLGSVDTGWFTITAPTPEEASHPELLGQTSRVEWATNVKKDVGAIRVDGSDFENSAPGYIYVTANDESNTPHKENFEITRVARKRPPKGRRMCVTQAPPNPTANRHTVCGTVVNSNYEAKYDGHTVLHTVVVRTCKRSDESDREVKQQYVEGGSGGPVYRNHTAYGIGVAGRWCRMAFVSAGQLQTDLDLEIQTR; this is encoded by the coding sequence GTGACGCTGGTGGCGCTGGCCCTGCCGAGCGTGGCGCTCGCGGACTCGGCGCGGAACGACACCTCGAGGACCGGCGTGCGGGCGGCGGCGCCGCCGCTCGATCCGCTCCCAGCAGCCAGCGCGCGGCGCGGTGCGGACGTCCCGCACCTGCGCACGCGGACGTCGCGGACCTACGAGGCGCGCGACGGCTCCTACGAGACGCGGCTGTCGCCGGAGTCCATCAACTACCAGGACGACCTCGACCGCTGGCAACCGATCGACAATCGCCTCCGGATCGACGGGGACGTCGTGCGCAACGGCGCCAACCGGTACGTGTTCACGGCGCCTCGGCGACTCACGGACAACGCGCAGATCAAGGTCGGTGCGGACAGCTCATGGGTTGCGTTCGCCCCGAGCGGTGCACGTGGCACCGCTCGTGTCGACGGCTCCTCGGTGACGTACGCGAACGCATGGCCGGGGGTCGACCTGCGCTACACGGCGACCGGCGACGCAGTGCGAGAGGAGATGGTGGTGCGAGACCGGGCCAGCGCTCGCGACTTCCATTTCGGTCTCCGCCTGCCCGCCGGCACGGTCGCGCAGGAGGCGGGCGACGGCGTCACCCAGTTGCGCGACGCGACAGGCGCCAAGCGGATGCGGCTGTCGTCCGCGTGGATGGTCGACGCGGCCGGTGCCCGCGCCCCGGTCACCTCGAAGCTGACGCGTGGGGTCGGGGGCTGGTCGATGCGCATCAGCCCTGACCGGGGCTGGCTCGCGGCGCACGAGCGCAAGTGGCCGGTGCGGGTCGACCCGACCGTCGTCGTCGGTGAGACGCTCGGCTGCACGATCGCCTGGGACGAGCTTCGCGAGGACGAGGAGTCCTACTGCGGCGAAGGGCTGGTCGTCGGCGAGGTGTGCCAGGACGTCTGCAAGTACTACCGCACGCTGCTGCGATTCGACCTCGGCTCGCTGCCTCCTGGGGCGTACATCGAGGCCGCGACGCTCACCGGTGTGGACGACATCGACGAGATCGGCAGGCTCACGAAGGCGTGGACCAACGACGTGACGTGGGACACGACAGACGGTTCGACGGAGTGGACGTGGCCAACGCTCGGTGGGTACTTCGGCGGGGCGGGCAACGACCAGGTCCCCATCCCGGACCTGACGCAGCTCACGCGCGACTGGCAGTCGGGGGCGGTCGCCAACCACGGCTTCTTCTTCGCCGAGGCGCTCGCCTCACGACAGGATCCGCTCGTCGAGATCGACCCCGTCCTGTCGATCCAGTACGCCCAGACCGAAGATCCGGACAGCGCGGCACAGGGCAACTCGCTCGAGGACTACACCGAAGACGCCGGCATCTCCGCGGCCGAAGCGGCCCGCCGGCTGCAGTTGCAGGACCGCTTCGGCAGCCTCAACGGTGCGATCGAGGACGCCATCGACCCGGCGGACTTCGGCGGGACGTGGTTCGACGACAACGACGACGGCCGCTTCAAGATCGCCATCAAGACGAACCAGCCGTCGCCCCCGAACGCGAAGATCGAGGACGCGGAGGACCTGCTCGCCGACCACGACCTCCTGTCCGAGGCCGATTTCGTCGCGGTCGAGTTCAACGAGGCCGAGCTCGACGACGCGCAGGACGACGTCTCAGCTGCGCTCAGCACGCTCACGGACGCGGGCAAGGTCACGGTTTCGGCGGACGTGGAGCTCAACGGCCTGCTCGTCGAGGAGGCCACGACGATCACCCCGACCGAGCACGGGCAGGTGACGACCGCGGCAGGCACCGTCGACCCGCCGACGACGATCGTCGCGGTCGACGAGACAGACCTGCGGATGGAGGCCCGCGAGGAGCTCGATCCGTGCGGCCTCGCACCCAACGGCTGGCTCGCGTGCCCACCACCGCTTCGCGGCGGCATCAACCTCGTCAGCACCGGGCTCGACGGCTGCACGGCGGGCTTCTGGGCCAAGGACGGCAGTGACGAGTTCATCGTGACGGCGGGCCACTGCCTCGGCTCGGTCGACACGGGCTGGTTCACGATCACGGCTCCGACCCCAGAGGAGGCGTCGCATCCGGAGCTGCTCGGGCAGACGAGCCGGGTCGAGTGGGCCACGAACGTCAAGAAGGACGTAGGGGCGATCCGGGTCGACGGCTCGGACTTCGAGAACAGCGCTCCCGGTTACATCTACGTCACCGCGAACGATGAGTCCAACACGCCGCACAAGGAGAACTTCGAGATCACGAGGGTCGCGCGCAAGCGGCCACCGAAGGGACGGCGCATGTGCGTCACGCAGGCACCGCCCAACCCGACGGCGAACCGCCACACGGTGTGCGGGACCGTCGTCAACAGCAACTACGAGGCCAAGTACGACGGTCACACGGTGTTGCACACGGTCGTCGTCCGGACCTGCAAGCGGAGCGATGAGTCGGACCGTGAGGTCAAGCAGCAGTACGTCGAAGGCGGCAGTGGCGGCCCGGTGTACCGCAACCACACCGCGTATGGCATCGGCGTCGCCGGGCGGTGGTGCCGGATGGCGTTCGTGTCCGCGGGCCAGCTCCAGACGGACCTGGACCTGGAGATCCAGACGCGCTGA
- a CDS encoding M14 family metallopeptidase yields MVGKTALAAFAASALLLAGGQSAFAADDGTPFQKLLEVTVGSQSDVDKVVTKYDAAEYKRVNDDGSILLNVFATAEEEDALEKAGYKVGATIEDSNTGKERMRERQEILDEEELAKTVAEDGLKGTKFEGRSVVPLPGDTVIQRANTFTDIVGLAPNTAKARFIYIEAFNKSTKVAANNSVTGPTLAVSYAGADGVYSTATNMGRFIDTDTTPDVYLYHRQLIRLPANAPADIKTIRIATTATNGGAAASVETFPVTEWLGKDLPPHVEGFKNQPFFTKYMDPTENRADLDALAARYPELVSVVNMPEKTSGYQRKSQAMMFGTTGIGSTPPVTIGGNLQPLQTGTTTAAQPVATFSFNAKKDQSARAIVDSTASPKPDFILTLKDPSGKVMQQIDTGTSPEQVDQTFPADGTYTYEISGYQGALGSYTFKIDEITGGPISAVVLTAKEFGQNGGDQVQAEFLNPGAPNSPLGVTVTDKLISVSLATDAQGALSSRTRDVVAAINANAAASALVTATTFRGNPGPGIVPAHARVNLDDFLNAPASVARGPFQQHLYRIGTKRDGSKPGVFLFCQQHAREWATGLTCIQTAHELVENYATDPQTKQLLDNVEVFISPNSNPDGAHYSMYDSNSQRRTLVNYCPASGNSDPASRNTWGVDMNRNSGEYSLFDGYAGADQNCNSDTYAGPGEYSEPETRNETWVVDTFPNIKFMNNIHSYGGYFMWAPGSYKDDGNRTTAPAPNIGIEKYFFEAGEKILKRIKDSRGTVILPQRTGPIADVLYSAAGNSADDGWYRKGIIAYSFETGADRFTSTTSGTSTQIVGFQPCFGAVGTGGSTGTCNSGLVNEGRDEALEFAAGNFGLVESAYDYGKDVTPPSTSIEVSEAKTVGAPINFKFNWNDEAAVIHYTTDGSTPTLSSPVYNNQRARSVGEVLTISAPGVHQVKWFAVDIKGNQSAVQTQRLDIGNSTDGTVGGTVPATLSLTLGAPASFPTFVPGFAREYTATTDATVTSTAGDATLTVADPSPTNTGKLVNGAFALAQPLQGLGVVKTWTGPTSNEKVTVTFKQAIGANDPLRTGSYSKTLTYTLSTTNP; encoded by the coding sequence ATGGTTGGGAAGACTGCGCTAGCCGCGTTCGCGGCTTCGGCGTTGTTGCTGGCGGGAGGCCAGTCGGCGTTCGCCGCCGATGACGGCACCCCGTTCCAGAAGCTGCTCGAGGTCACCGTCGGCTCGCAGAGCGACGTCGACAAGGTCGTGACCAAGTACGACGCCGCGGAGTACAAGCGCGTCAACGACGACGGCTCGATCCTGCTGAACGTGTTCGCGACCGCTGAGGAAGAGGACGCGCTCGAGAAGGCGGGCTACAAGGTCGGCGCCACGATCGAGGACTCGAACACCGGCAAGGAGCGGATGCGCGAGCGCCAGGAGATCCTCGATGAGGAGGAGCTCGCGAAGACCGTCGCCGAGGACGGTCTCAAGGGCACCAAGTTCGAGGGCCGCTCGGTCGTGCCGCTGCCGGGTGACACCGTCATCCAGCGCGCCAACACCTTCACCGACATCGTCGGCCTGGCTCCGAACACGGCCAAGGCTCGCTTCATCTACATCGAGGCGTTCAACAAGTCGACCAAGGTCGCGGCCAACAACTCGGTCACCGGTCCCACGCTCGCCGTGTCGTACGCGGGCGCGGACGGCGTCTACAGCACGGCGACGAACATGGGTCGGTTCATCGACACCGACACCACGCCGGACGTGTACCTGTACCACCGGCAGCTGATCCGCCTGCCCGCCAACGCCCCGGCGGACATCAAGACGATCCGCATCGCCACCACGGCGACCAACGGCGGTGCCGCCGCCAGCGTCGAGACCTTCCCGGTCACCGAGTGGCTCGGCAAGGACCTGCCGCCGCACGTCGAGGGCTTCAAGAACCAGCCGTTCTTCACGAAGTACATGGACCCGACCGAGAACCGCGCGGACCTCGACGCCCTGGCGGCGCGGTACCCCGAGCTCGTGTCGGTCGTCAACATGCCGGAGAAGACGTCGGGCTACCAGCGCAAGTCGCAGGCGATGATGTTCGGCACCACCGGCATCGGCTCGACGCCGCCGGTCACCATCGGCGGCAATCTGCAGCCGCTCCAGACCGGTACGACCACGGCCGCGCAGCCCGTCGCGACCTTCTCGTTCAACGCGAAGAAGGACCAGTCCGCCCGGGCGATCGTGGACTCCACCGCGAGCCCGAAGCCGGACTTCATCCTCACACTGAAGGATCCGAGCGGCAAGGTCATGCAGCAGATCGACACGGGCACGAGCCCGGAGCAGGTCGATCAGACGTTCCCGGCCGACGGCACGTACACGTACGAGATCTCCGGTTACCAGGGCGCGCTCGGCAGCTACACGTTCAAGATCGACGAGATCACCGGCGGTCCGATCTCGGCCGTCGTGCTGACCGCCAAGGAGTTCGGGCAGAACGGCGGCGACCAGGTCCAGGCCGAGTTCCTGAACCCGGGCGCGCCGAACTCGCCGCTCGGCGTCACGGTCACCGACAAGCTGATCTCGGTCTCGCTGGCCACGGACGCCCAGGGCGCCCTGAGCTCGCGGACCCGTGACGTCGTCGCGGCCATCAACGCGAACGCCGCCGCCTCGGCGCTCGTGACGGCGACGACGTTCCGCGGCAACCCCGGGCCCGGCATCGTCCCGGCCCACGCGCGCGTGAACCTCGACGACTTCCTCAACGCGCCCGCGAGCGTCGCGCGCGGCCCGTTCCAGCAGCACCTGTACCGCATCGGCACCAAGCGCGACGGCAGCAAGCCGGGCGTCTTCCTGTTCTGCCAGCAGCACGCGCGTGAGTGGGCCACGGGCCTGACGTGCATCCAGACGGCGCACGAGCTCGTCGAGAACTACGCGACCGACCCGCAGACGAAGCAGCTGCTGGACAACGTCGAGGTGTTCATCTCGCCGAACTCCAACCCGGACGGCGCGCACTACTCGATGTACGACAGCAACTCCCAGCGCCGCACGCTCGTGAACTACTGCCCGGCCTCGGGCAACTCGGACCCGGCGTCGCGCAACACCTGGGGCGTCGACATGAACCGCAACAGCGGCGAGTACTCGCTGTTCGACGGCTACGCCGGCGCGGACCAGAACTGCAACAGCGACACGTACGCCGGCCCGGGCGAGTACTCCGAGCCGGAGACCCGTAACGAGACCTGGGTCGTGGACACGTTCCCGAACATCAAGTTCATGAACAACATCCACTCCTACGGTGGGTACTTCATGTGGGCGCCCGGCTCCTACAAGGACGACGGCAACCGCACCACGGCGCCCGCGCCGAACATCGGCATCGAGAAGTACTTCTTCGAGGCCGGCGAGAAGATCCTCAAGCGCATCAAGGACTCGCGCGGCACCGTGATCCTGCCGCAGCGCACCGGCCCGATCGCCGACGTGCTGTACTCCGCCGCCGGCAACTCGGCCGACGACGGCTGGTACCGCAAGGGCATCATCGCCTACTCGTTCGAGACGGGCGCTGACCGCTTCACGTCGACGACGTCCGGCACGAGCACGCAGATCGTCGGCTTCCAGCCGTGCTTCGGCGCGGTCGGCACGGGCGGCAGCACCGGTACCTGCAACAGCGGCCTCGTGAACGAGGGCCGTGACGAGGCGCTCGAGTTCGCGGCCGGCAACTTCGGCCTCGTCGAGTCCGCGTACGACTACGGCAAGGACGTGACCCCGCCGAGCACCTCGATCGAGGTCTCGGAGGCGAAGACGGTCGGCGCGCCGATCAACTTCAAGTTCAACTGGAACGACGAAGCGGCGGTCATCCACTACACGACCGACGGCTCGACGCCGACGCTCTCCTCGCCCGTCTACAACAACCAGCGGGCCCGCAGCGTCGGCGAGGTGCTGACCATCAGCGCCCCGGGCGTGCACCAGGTCAAGTGGTTCGCCGTGGACATCAAGGGCAACCAGTCCGCGGTCCAGACCCAGCGCCTGGACATCGGCAACAGCACCGACGGCACCGTCGGCGGCACCGTGCCGGCGACGCTGTCGCTGACGCTCGGCGCCCCGGCGTCGTTCCCGACGTTCGTCCCCGGCTTCGCCCGCGAGTACACGGCGACGACCGACGCGACCGTCACGTCGACGGCCGGCGACGCGACCCTCACGGTCGCCGACCCGAGCCCGACCAACACCGGCAAGCTGGTCAACGGCGCGTTCGCGCTGGCCCAGCCGCTGCAGGGCCTGGGCGTCGTCAAGACGTGGACCGGCCCGACGTCCAACGAGAAGGTCACCGTGACCTTCAAGCAGGCCATCGGCGCCAACGACCCGCTCCGCACGGGCTCGTACAGCAAGACGCTCACGTACACGCTGAGCACGACGAACCCGTAG
- a CDS encoding putative metal-binding motif-containing protein, with product MRAGLIAGALLALAVAEPALGQAEVPCTNVGGGKFECGWFRSGDGRSGGSIVAVGTTTVGYLHQGRNWIQCEEQGGDMRSADGYRNHWFGWTQADNGAWGWASALDASGGDDYGSFGGGTPPCNGAHGTPPSYNGAWGSPPATSPSPPPSPTTPAVDADRDGVAPPTDCDDTNSRVYPGAPEVVGDGIDQDCNGADAAGRVSATIVFSSRSTRTSTRFRSLRVAEAPAGAQVAVTCTGRRKGCPRSQTLTTSAKGSVSLTKLFRKPLKVGARVRVAVTTPNAIGKVRELRIARKRVTGRTLCLAPGAVEATRC from the coding sequence ATGAGGGCAGGACTCATCGCGGGCGCGCTGCTGGCGCTCGCCGTGGCGGAGCCGGCGCTGGGGCAGGCCGAGGTTCCGTGCACCAACGTGGGCGGCGGGAAGTTCGAGTGCGGCTGGTTCCGCTCAGGTGACGGCCGGTCAGGCGGTTCGATCGTCGCCGTCGGCACCACCACCGTCGGCTACCTCCACCAGGGTCGCAACTGGATCCAGTGCGAGGAGCAGGGCGGCGACATGCGCAGCGCCGACGGCTATCGCAACCACTGGTTCGGCTGGACGCAGGCCGACAACGGCGCGTGGGGCTGGGCGAGCGCGCTGGACGCGTCCGGCGGGGACGACTACGGCTCCTTCGGCGGCGGAACGCCGCCGTGCAACGGGGCGCACGGGACGCCGCCCAGCTACAACGGCGCCTGGGGCTCGCCACCCGCGACGAGCCCCAGTCCGCCGCCGAGCCCGACGACACCGGCCGTTGACGCGGACCGTGACGGCGTCGCGCCGCCGACCGACTGCGACGACACCAACTCGCGCGTGTATCCGGGCGCGCCCGAGGTGGTCGGGGACGGCATCGACCAGGACTGCAACGGCGCGGACGCGGCCGGGCGGGTGAGCGCGACGATCGTCTTCAGCTCGCGCAGCACCCGCACGTCGACCCGATTCAGGAGCCTACGTGTGGCCGAGGCACCCGCCGGCGCGCAGGTCGCCGTCACCTGCACCGGCCGCCGGAAGGGCTGCCCGAGGTCGCAGACGCTCACCACCTCGGCGAAGGGCAGCGTCTCGCTCACGAAGCTGTTCCGCAAGCCGCTGAAGGTCGGCGCGCGTGTGCGTGTCGCCGTGACCACGCCGAACGCGATCGGCAAGGTCCGCGAGCTGCGGATCGCGCGCAAGCGGGTGACGGGCCGGACGCTGTGCCTGGCGCCCGGCGCCGTCGAAGCCACCCGGTGCTGA